Part of the Trypanosoma brucei brucei TREU927 chromosome 2, complete sequence genome, CTCTCCAGGCCATTACGGTCCGAGTTGTATTAAATGCCGGAAGTGCGAGAACGGAGGGACTTGTGACGACGGTAGAAAAGGATCTGGGGGGTGCAAATGCATGGGAATGTTCAGTGGAGAGAATTGCACCACGAAGTGCGCCAATTCGTTTGACTGCAGTAATTGCAACCTCCATGGGGGGTACTGCGAATGCGGCACTTGCCATTGCTATGGAACGAATGGCTGGAGTGGAGAAAACTGCAGCGTTTTTCAAGACCCCTGCCAGCGACTGTCGTTTGGGGGTTGTAAGGTGTGCCTAAACGACACGGCCAACGAATGTGCCTTCTGCAGCGATTGGATGTGTTATTCGAAGCGCTTGAAAGGGACAATGAATGAATACCATTGCCCCGGTAATATATTCGATGAGGACCCGTCACTTTGCTTACCCCTGCCGCAGCCGGATGCGCCAATGAAGGAAAACGGCATTGCTATACCTCTTGGTCTTTCATTGTGCGCTCTTTTTTTGGCCTGCGTTACGTTGATTCTACTCCGATTTGTCCTTTTGACGAGGGGAATCGTTAACTTTCTTGATGTGGGTGCTGCGGGAGGTGCCCCAAGTCATGTTCCCGCACGCCGCGAGAGAGAAGTGGTACAATTTACGTTCATACCGCGTGCAGCagcggaaggaaagaagtatGTACTTGGGATTCCGCTGAAGCAGATACCATTGCAAAAACTATACAATTATCAGGAGGCTCAGAGAGAACGACAGAACCAAAGTCAAGATAGtccctttacttttactCACTCATCTGACCGTGAGTGATAAAGTTTCCCGTGTCTCTTTTATTGTGCAATGAATCCTCGCAATGCTTCACGGCATGATTTGTGGGAGTCTCAGCCGAAATGTTGCGACCTGTGAGTGGCCCCCGTAATCTGCGGTTTTCTGTTCAACGGGAGTGTAACTAATCCCAACGTTGTgtggttttatttattttttacatcTCTTTTTAACCCTCCGCTGCTTTCTGCAGAAGATGCACTCGGGACTCGTTTAGTTTGGTCTAAccacctttctttctcttttttactttgttcccCTTTACttacttttgtttgattgtaTCGGCTACAGATGGTGACACCTCCTCTCAATGTATTTAGCGGGAGTGCGGTGCtaccttctttttgatgATGACTGGTACTTACACACATGGTAGCTGGCCATAGGCTTGTTGTTAGGGTGTAATTTCCATGACGAGCGGCTATTGTTAAATTCACCTTCctgtccattttttttctcatcaatTCACTCAACTGTtggctttctttcctttttgcaaAATCCGTTGTGTGTACAGACTCACTCCCACACTTCTTatgttctttccctttttctttccttattttctcttattttcccttGTTATCTTTTGCATTTTAAGTTATCGAAATGAATATTCTGTGGCTTACTTGTATCGTTGTAGTTGCAACAAATGTTGCTTCTGGTCGTGCTGCTATAGTGGGATATGAGACTGAGATTGTGCGTGCAGGTGATGTTAGCAAAGGTTCGTACCATTGGGCAAAATACATCGAAGGAACCGGACCGAATACCCGTCGCATATCTTCCTTTCGTGATGGAATTGTACACCATGAGGAACTCGGCTTCATGTCACCATTTTTTAGCAGTGATAACATAAGTTGGCATGTGACTACTCCCTTCAGTGAATGACATTGACGGCACGGGCTGATAAAGGTAATTTGACGTAATCTATGTAATATGAGGAGGGCATCTATACATATGTGGTTCCGTTtcaggaaggagggaagatgAGGGGAGGGGGCGCTATGTTTGCTGATATATAATTGTTTTGTTGATAACTTTCCTTatgtcattgttttttttttctcatgttGAGAGtagtatttgttttttttttgtttttaaatatatttattacttttgtAACCTTGTCAAGTGTAGTTGGGCCGACCCATTGGTGCGATGCGTCGTCACCGCGTGGCGGTGGTTTCGGACTTTTTCTACCCGGGGTTTGGTGGTGTGGAGGTGCACATTTATAGTTTGGGGCAGTGTCTTATGCGTAGGGGCCACAAGGTTATTGTCATTACTAGGGCTTACGGTGACACATGTGGTGTGCGGTATTTGACGAATGGAATGAAGGTGTATTATTTACCTCTGATGGCTGTTAAGCTTCCTGCGGGATCTGTTACGCTTCCAACCATGTATTTGACTTTCGCAACAATGCGGTCTATATTCATCCGAGAGCGCATTACAGTTGTTCACGGGCACCAAAACACGTCGAACCTCTGCCATGAGGCACTATTTCATGCCGGTACGCTGGGTCTTAAAACGTGTTTTACCGACCACTCGCTGTTTGGTTTTGCGGACGTGTCATCGATTCACATCAACAAAGTGTGCGAGTGGAGTTTGCGCAACGTTGACCAGGTTATTTGTGTGAGTAACACCTCGAGAGAAAACACGGTGCTACGGGCGAAAATCGATCCGCAACGTGTCAGCGTTATACCAAACGCGACTgattgttccttttttacaCCGCCGGATGATATGAAGTACAAATCATGGGCGTCGAAGGTTGAGAATGAGGGGCTAACGATTGTTGTGATTGGTCGCTTAGTTTACCGTAAGGGTTCTGACCTTTTTGTGGATGTGATTCCTGAAATATGCAAACGGCATCCGAACATAAGGTGGATTGTTGGGGGTGATGGTCCCCGTAGGTCGCAGTTTCAACAGATGATTGAACGGCATGACTTGATGGATCGTGTGAAGATGTTAGGTTCGCTACCTCACTCTGGGGTGCGTAATGTGCTGATACAGGGGCAAATATTTCTGAATTGCAGCTTAACTGAAGCTTTTTGTATCGCACTGATTGAGGCCGCATCATGTGGTTTGTTATGTGTTTCCACtcgtgttggtggtgtgccTGAAGTCCTGCCTCCCAACATGCTCTTGCTTGCGGAACCCGATCCATCTTCCATCATTACAACACTGGAGGAAGCTATTGCCAGTGTTCCATATATTTCTCCGTGGGAGCTGCACGACAATGTGAGGAGGTTCTATAGGTGGGATTGGGTTGCAGAGCGTACAGAGAGAGTGTATGATAAGATTATGTGCACCAAATCACCGTCTCTGTATGAAAGACTAATGAACTATGCATCGGTGGGCTGCGTGTACGGTGTCATTTGTTGGTTGTTGTGTATTGGTGACTGGTTGATGCTAACTTTTCTGGAGTTTTGGTTTCCGTCGGAGTTGATTGATATTGCACCAGATTTTCCACTGGAGTTGTACTCTCGTAACCGGGAGAAGCTTCAAGTTGTGGGAAGCCCATCCTGAGGGTATGGGCGGGGTCCTCTCTACCGCgatcctttttgttttcgcccttctctctctctctctgtcaTTGTTTCGCGTTGAACCTTAAAGGgtgggggaaataaaaaaaaaagaaaatattaccgcaactctttttttttttttgggtagtttttctttccctctcatcCATCCCcattttgttctgttttggCGTGTCCTTTGCAATAACTCCAATGCCCTTGCGCGCCGTTACGTctgatattataataatgataatgattaaccctcctcctttctacctttttttttatttttcactgtTGCTCATTCCTACGGGGCCGTCTCGGAGACTCTAGCATTATCCGTCCCCTCCTTTTGagtctctctttctttctttctctctttgtctGTGTCtgtctttgtgtgtttgtatctGCTCGCTTTCATTCTTTCTCGCCCTGAAGCGGCGCTGAACCAAATGCAACCATGAAGCACATGCCATTCAGAGAGATTGCGCAATTGTGCTGTCGTCTGCAGTCGAGTCAAGGCAACGACACCCGCATTCAAAGTGCCGTAATTGATTCAATTCGCTCACAGGTGCTGGACGGTAGCACGCTTCCGCTAGTTATGCAGCGGCTGGTGAAGGACGGAAACTGGAAACTTGCGTTATGTGTTATTAAAAGCCATCACTTAGACAAGGCTGGAATTAGGCGAGATCATAATATTTGGCCCATTATGGAGCGTGCAGCACCCTGCGATGAGAGCCGCAGTGCAATGCGGAAGGCACTCATAACTTTGTTTGCCTCGACATGTTGTTTTCACAGGCGGAGCTAATGTGGTGGGTTGCACCGTTTGGAGTTAACGGGACTACGTGTGATAGATGCTGCACATGCATCACAATTTCCCTGTTGACGTTTGTCTcatcactctttttttttcctactAAAGCTGCTGCTATGTTTACGGTCGTATAGTGTTGTTTTCCTACTTGTACGACATACGCATAcagatacacacatatgtttatatatatatatatatttgtttatttattgaaTATCAGTTACAAAATTCTGATTCTTCTCCccccattttatttttttaggTTTGTGCCACTGGGAGGAGACGGTGCTGACTTCGTTCGTCTGTGCGAGGTGCTGGTGTCATATATACTTGAGtttattttgtcttttggCAAACACCGTTGTTTACCTTGCAGTACCCTGAGCATTACTGCGTCAAGTAAAGGCCCGGCTCGCACTTAAACACAGctcgtgtgtgcgtgtgtgcgtgagAGGAAAGAGTGAGGGGAGGAACAGAAAGGCGAAAAGGGTTGTATAGTGCAGCAAGCCACAACATAAGAATCCAGCGAATGACTGATTCACCTGATCTCTCTCGCCCACCTGTGCCACCCGATTACCTTCAGAGCGACTTACTCTTTCAACTGCTCGACTGCTGTCAAACTCAAGGCAGTCCCCATGGCATAGTTTCAACTGTTAAACACGAGGATGTCCCAATCGTGCGTATTTACGGCGTGACCAAGGAGGGTCACAGTGTTCTTGTACACTGCTACAACTTTGAACCCCATCTGTGGATTCGTGCCCCCAATCGGTGGCTTGACGTATACTCGAAAACGTTCGTGCAAGAGTTAAACGCTAGTTTGGACCCGCTAACTCACGTGTCCAACACAGTGGTGCGCATCGAGAGGCACAAGCGCAGGAGCCTCATGTATTACAATCCGGATGGTGAATGTGATTACCTTAAGGTTATTGTTCAGCTCCCACAGCACATTCCAAGGTTGCGCACGCTTCTTTCCTCTGGCGTGATGTGTGTCGGTGCGTGGGAAGGGCTACGTGCGTTTCCGACATTTGAAAGCAACGTCATTTTCCCGTTGCGCTTTATGGTAGATGGCAATATTGGAGGTTGCAACTGGATTACTGTCCCAGCGGGCCAGTTTCACCTGTTCAGCCCACGTACTTCGACTTGTCAGATTGAGGTCTGTTGTTCTCATGAAGTGCTGCAGAGTCACGAAGCGGTTGGAGATTACCTTTTAATTGCTCCCTTCAGGATCCTTTCTATTGATATTGAATGTGAGGGGAGAAAAGGCCTCTTTCCTGAGGCTGAGAGGGACCCTGTTATTCAAATCGCTAATCACTGCGTCAATTACGGCAAGGAGGAGGATGCTCTTACGCGAACTATCTTCACGCTCAAGAGTTGTGGAGCTATTGCCGGTGCTAATGTGTGCTCGTTTGAGACTGAAGAAGAGATGCTCGTGCAATGGGCTCGCTTCGTCAAGAGAATTGACCCCGATTTTCTCACTGGCTATAACATATGCAATTTCGATTTCCCGTATCTTCTTTCCCGTGGAATCACGCTGAAGGTGAATGACAGCTTTTTCTACTGGGGGAGGCAACTCAACGAGCGGACAGTGCATCGTGAAAAGAAGTTCCTCTCACGACAACTGGGGAATCGTGAATATACGGAATTGACGATGGAGGGCCGTGTTGTCATGGACGTGATGGCTGTCATACAGCGTGACTATAAGCTGCGCGCCTACTCTCTCAATGCTGTCTCGCAACACTTCCTGGGGGAGCAGAAGGAGGACGTTCACCACTCCATCATTTCGGATCTTCAGCAGGGAAATGATGAGACACGGCGGCGCCTGGCAGTGTATTGCCTAAAAGATGCCTATTTACCGGTTAAGCTTTTAGAACGACTGATGGTTGTGGTAAATAATGTGGAGATGGCCCGTGTGACGGGTGTACCGATTGGTTGGCTACTGGAACGCGGTCAACAAATTAAGGTTTTCTCCATGTTGTTGCGTAAGGCGCGGGCAAGAAATTTTGTGGTCCCCACGGTGGAAACTACAGGAGCTGAACAGCGTCGTTACGAAGGCGCTACCGTCATCGAGCCTAAGAAGGGGCACTACATTGAGCCAATTGTTACATTGGACTTTGCCTCACTCTACCCTTCCATCATCATTGCTCACAACTTGTGTTACTCAACGCTGCTTCCTGGGCATGAGGTGAACAATTACGAGTCAGGGATGAAGGAAGACACCCCCACGGAACACAAGTTTATCCGGAAGGAGGTTTTCCCCGGTGTGTTGCCCGAAGTCCTGCGGGATCTGCTTGCCGCTCGAAGGCAGGCCCGAGCGCTAATGAAGGATGTTTCGCAGGACTCTCTTGAATACAAGGTTCTTAACGGCCGTCAGCTGGCGCTGAAGGTGAGCGCTAATTCTGTCTACGGATTCACTGGCGCCCAGGTGGGTAGGTTGCCGTGTTTAGAGTTGAGTGCGACTGTGACGAGCTACGGGCGAAGGATGATTGAGGAGACAAAGCAGTTCGTAGAGAAGAAATACGTGGGAGCGGAGGTGATTTATGGTGATACTGACTCTGTTATGATTCGATGCGTTATAAATGCCGATGAAAGTGACACCAATAAATTGCAACAGGCGATGGATTTTggaaaggaagctgcggaGGCTGTGTCCAGCACCTTTCCGGACCCCATCAGGTTGGAATTCGAAAAAGTGTACTACCCTTTCTTACTAATGAATAAGAAGCGCTACGCTGGGTTGCTATGGACCAACACCGTGCGGTACGACAAGTTGGATGCAAAGGGAATAGAGACCGTTCGTCGGGACAGTTGCCCGCTTGTCGCCAGCGTCATCTCCGGAGTGCTTAACCGAATGCTGATTCAGCGCTCCGTAGAGAGTGCGGTGGAGTTTGTGAAGGGAACGATTCGCGATCTCCTACATAACCGACTCGACATCTCGCAGCTGGTCATCACGAAGTCTTTCTCCAAGTCTGAGTCCGAGTACGCTGGAGCACAGGCCCATATTGCCCTGGTGGAGCGCATGCGAAGGCGAGACCCCGCTTCTGCCCCGAACGTTGGTGACCGCGTGGCGTATGTGATTGTCCGCGCCGCCAAGGGGGCCAAGGCGTATGAGCGCAGTGAGGATCCCATATACGTGCTGGAAAACAACATTCCTATCGATACGCAGCATTACCTTGAGCACCAACTCGGGCCTCCGCTCCTTCGTGTTTTTGAGGGTGTTCTTCAGGACCCGAGCGTGTTGACGAAGGGAGATCACACGCGGTACGTTTCTGTTTCGGCTCCGAACAGGAACGCAGGGGGGCTGATGAAGTTTGTGAAGTTTCAACTCCAGTGCATTTCTTGTCGTTCTGTAATACAGGAAGGGGCCCTGTGCGATGCGTGCAGCGTTATGGGTCCCGACATTTATGGGAAGATTGTAGCGAAGCGCAATCACTACGAGGCTGTTTATTCACAGGTATGGACACAGTGCCAACAATGTCAGGGATCACTGAATCAAGAGGTAATTTGCACGAGTAGAGATTGCCCCGTGTTTTACCTGAGGAAGAAAGTTCAGAAAGATGTGCATGAGCAGCAAACACTCCTGGATCGCTTCGGTGTAGTGGACGATTGGTGACAATTTCATTCGAGTGCTTTTCCATTTATACCCCTTCACCgcatatgaatatatatatatatatatatatatatatatatatatatatatatgcgtgtatgcgcgtgtatgtgtgtgggcTCGTCACCTTCAGGTCCGCTCAGTTTTACCACTTTGTCTCTGTTTGGTCTGTTGATGTTGGACCACGATAGAAAAGTACCAGTGCTGTTGGGCCACcttccatttatttatttttttcctttctccttcgaCACTTTACAACATCCTCTTAATCGGGGAGCTTGCAtgcttgtgtgtgcgcgcgCGCCGAGCATCAAAGTATGCGTTTACTGACATAAATGAGGGCGCAGGTGAGAGAGGGGCGGTGTGCAATCGTGTGCTGCGTCCATCCGCTGGTGgaatatatattcatatatataaggTTGCATGCCGGTACAACAGCAAGGGGAAATGGCGGGCCTATGACTGCTCTAATTTTTTTCCCGGTAGTTGCTGTGAAGTAAccctctctccctccctctctttttctttctctcttcccgcgttttccttcatttctaCATTCGTCCTTCCTTCACCATTATGTAGGGTTGCCTTACTCCCACTTCGAGTGGTTTGACTCTACCTTGCCTGTtagtatttcttttttcccctctacTCTTTACGCAGTTTCATAGAACCAGATAAGGTACCGATGGAGGCACCAGCAGGACGCAGCATACGGCAACGGCAGGACTTACAGACGACGAGCAGCGTGGACCGCCACGTCAAGGATCTCTCAGCCATCGAGTTATACGAGCAAATATTACTCGGTTGCATCCGGGCTGGGGATGACCCCAACGCTGCCGTTAAAATAGAGCACTTTGAGGGTTATGTGGAACCAACGTTTGATCTGCTGCACGGTGCACATGTAGTGGCACACCAGCGCCAGCGGTTAAGCGACATTTACCACGAGCGGGAGCACATAATCGGTACCCTCCGCGCCTCCCCGGAGCATCAACAGCGGAATGCCTTTGATCGACTGCTGTTGGAAACGGAGTACTGGACGGGCCTTCGCGAATGGAACGAAACCACGCGAAGTGGCAGCGGAGACACAACTCGGGGACGACTGCGACGGCGGCTTGAGGCGACTGttggagggaagggggggagTGAGGGAATGGAATCTGAGATGTTACACCTGACCGAGTCGCCGTCATATATCCGCGGTAAACTACGGCCGTACCAAATTGAGGGTGTAAATTGGTTGCTGGGTCTGTATTCCCGTTGCATCAATGGCATCCTGGCGGATGAGATGGGCTTAGGAAAAACTCTGCAAACCATCTCCACGCTAGCGTATCTTAAGTTCAGCCATGGTCTCCCGGGACCCCATCTGGTGGTATGCCCCAAATCTGTTATGGGCAATTGGTATCGTGAGGTTCGGCAGTGGTGCCCAGCCCTCTCCGTGTTGAAGTTCCACTGCTCATCCAACATACGTCCTCAGCTCGTCCGCGCACATTTGATGCCGTGTGGAAATATCAAATATGACATTATTGTAACTACCTTTGAGATGGTCTTGGAGGAGCACGGAGCTTTCAGGAAGATACCTTGGCAGTACCTTATCGTCGATGAGGCTCACAAActgaaaaatgaagaaggcaGAGCCCACGTTACGTTGGGATCGATTAATGCTAATTATCGACTCATCATCACGGGTACACCTCTGCAGAATAACCTGAAGGAACTGTGGGCCCTTCTACACTTTCTTACTCCCCGTCTTTTTGATGATTCGAAGTCCTTTGACAGCTGGTTTGACACGGCAAGTGGCCAGGAGGACAGTGAGGCGCTAAGTAACATGCACCAGATACTCGCCCCACTCATGATCCGCCGACTGAAGTCAGAGGTGAGCACTGGCATTCCACCAAAGAAGGAGATCTACGTGTCGTGCAGATTATCCAAAGTTCAGAGGCGGTGGTATATGCAAGTTTTAGCCAAGGATGCGGAGGTGCTCAACAAAGGCAGCGGAGGAAGCTCTGCTTTTCTGACGAATACACTGATGAGTTTGCGTAAAGTTATCAATCACCCGTATATGATGGATGGGGGGGAGGAAGGCCCTCCCTTCATCACAGACGAGCGAATTGTGAAGTACAGTGGTAAAATGCTGTTGCTGGACAAACTGCTACACCGACTACGGCGCGACGAAAAGGAGGGGCACAAAGTTCTGATTTTTTCTCAATTTACTTCCATGCTGGACATACTGGAGGATTATTGCTCGATGCGTGGCTTTAAGGTCTGCCGTATCGATGGTAGTACAAGTGGTTATGACCGCGATTCTCAGATGGCTGCTTTTAACGCACCCAAAAGCGATTACTTTATATTTTTGCTCTCTACCCGCGCGGGAGGTCTCGGTATCAACCTGCAGGCTGCGAATAATGTCATAATATACGATTCAGATTGGAATCCGCAGATGGATTTGCAAGCACAGGATCGAGCACATCGCATTGGCCAGAAGCGCGTTGTGCGCGTGTACCGTTTTGTCACAGATGGTACCGTGGAGGAGAGGATATACCACCGGGCACTGAAGAAACTCTATCTTGATGCAATGGTAGTGCAACAGGGTCGGGCTAGCGGGGGCGGAAATGGAAACAATTTGTCACGGGAGGAATTGCTCTCCATGATTAAGTTTGGTGCTGAGGAGATATTCAAGGCAAAGGATGAGGACATCACGGAGGCTGACATTGATTGCCTCTTCGACGATGATAGAAAGTCACGGGAACTCAACGATGCGGTCCGTCAGCAGGTTCAAATGTCTCTTGCGAGCTTTAAGTTGGGTGCTGACGAGACCAATATCTACGATTTCGAGGGTGTAAGCTTCCGCGAGGGCGTAGAGTCGCGTCTGCTTCATATTACCCTTTCCGATCCCGTTTCACAAGACGAACTCCACAAACAGTGTTCGCAGTTTGGTGATGTGATTAAGGTTGTTCTCCACACGAATCTCAAAGAGGCACTTGCATCCTTCCGCACTACAGCTGGGGC contains:
- a CDS encoding transcription activator, putative (similar to Possible global transcription activator SNF2L1. (Swiss-Prot:P28370) [Homo sapiens]; similar to Iswi protein (Imitation swi protein) (Nucleosome remodeling factor 140kDa subunit) (NURF-140) (CHRAC 140 kDa subunit). (Swiss-Prot:Q24368) [Drosophila melanogaster;]), coding for MEAPAGRSIRQRQDLQTTSSVDRHVKDLSAIELYEQILLGCIRAGDDPNAAVKIEHFEGYVEPTFDLLHGAHVVAHQRQRLSDIYHEREHIIGTLRASPEHQQRNAFDRLLLETEYWTGLREWNETTRSGSGDTTRGRLRRRLEATVGGKGGSEGMESEMLHLTESPSYIRGKLRPYQIEGVNWLLGLYSRCINGILADEMGLGKTLQTISTLAYLKFSHGLPGPHLVVCPKSVMGNWYREVRQWCPALSVLKFHCSSNIRPQLVRAHLMPCGNIKYDIIVTTFEMVLEEHGAFRKIPWQYLIVDEAHKLKNEEGRAHVTLGSINANYRLIITGTPLQNNLKELWALLHFLTPRLFDDSKSFDSWFDTASGQEDSEALSNMHQILAPLMIRRLKSEVSTGIPPKKEIYVSCRLSKVQRRWYMQVLAKDAEVLNKGSGGSSAFLTNTLMSLRKVINHPYMMDGGEEGPPFITDERIVKYSGKMLLLDKLLHRLRRDEKEGHKVLIFSQFTSMLDILEDYCSMRGFKVCRIDGSTSGYDRDSQMAAFNAPKSDYFIFLLSTRAGGLGINLQAANNVIIYDSDWNPQMDLQAQDRAHRIGQKRVVRVYRFVTDGTVEERIYHRALKKLYLDAMVVQQGRASGGGNGNNLSREELLSMIKFGAEEIFKAKDEDITEADIDCLFDDDRKSRELNDAVRQQVQMSLASFKLGADETNIYDFEGVSFREGVESRLLHITLSDPVSQDELHKQCSQFGDVIKVVLHTNLKEALASFRTTAGAMDAKDGLPYKCEFASKEARRVVPKEIITEYYNTEEKLGRGHRQREPVQFYTEEEVETIQKQKKGPPLKLPRAPQFKSHQLFNMKRLLELHATEVSLMVRNWERGINGTGNGTSGTGNGGADENTDHVKDAGNEVVGAEEKRNKDEGNNETTKVEERDDVKETSKQEGNGEVETGVEEETLTAVEREERERLMKEGFPDWTINEYRTLVGVITSGSVDISDYPAITAAVNARRCNKTVEEVRKYLTALLERGSQYIKNFARVEERIQRMQERRKAQEDELRAAKWKVESYEDPETQLTFKGRCNDDFDRKLFLMAYDVGFARQNWETFIRRMPESRFDVWLQSRDSGYCERRLRGLKAAVKREWQPPNDEDTEVVGRRRRLERKFPE
- a CDS encoding DNA polymerase delta catalytic subunit, putative (similar to DNA polymerase delta catalytic subunit (EC 2.7.7.7). (Swiss-Prot:O54747) [Rattus norvegicus;]) is translated as MTDSPDLSRPPVPPDYLQSDLLFQLLDCCQTQGSPHGIVSTVKHEDVPIVRIYGVTKEGHSVLVHCYNFEPHLWIRAPNRWLDVYSKTFVQELNASLDPLTHVSNTVVRIERHKRRSLMYYNPDGECDYLKVIVQLPQHIPRLRTLLSSGVMCVGAWEGLRAFPTFESNVIFPLRFMVDGNIGGCNWITVPAGQFHLFSPRTSTCQIEVCCSHEVLQSHEAVGDYLLIAPFRILSIDIECEGRKGLFPEAERDPVIQIANHCVNYGKEEDALTRTIFTLKSCGAIAGANVCSFETEEEMLVQWARFVKRIDPDFLTGYNICNFDFPYLLSRGITLKVNDSFFYWGRQLNERTVHREKKFLSRQLGNREYTELTMEGRVVMDVMAVIQRDYKLRAYSLNAVSQHFLGEQKEDVHHSIISDLQQGNDETRRRLAVYCLKDAYLPVKLLERLMVVVNNVEMARVTGVPIGWLLERGQQIKVFSMLLRKARARNFVVPTVETTGAEQRRYEGATVIEPKKGHYIEPIVTLDFASLYPSIIIAHNLCYSTLLPGHEVNNYESGMKEDTPTEHKFIRKEVFPGVLPEVLRDLLAARRQARALMKDVSQDSLEYKVLNGRQLALKVSANSVYGFTGAQVGRLPCLELSATVTSYGRRMIEETKQFVEKKYVGAEVIYGDTDSVMIRCVINADESDTNKLQQAMDFGKEAAEAVSSTFPDPIRLEFEKVYYPFLLMNKKRYAGLLWTNTVRYDKLDAKGIETVRRDSCPLVASVISGVLNRMLIQRSVESAVEFVKGTIRDLLHNRLDISQLVITKSFSKSESEYAGAQAHIALVERMRRRDPASAPNVGDRVAYVIVRAAKGAKAYERSEDPIYVLENNIPIDTQHYLEHQLGPPLLRVFEGVLQDPSVLTKGDHTRYVSVSAPNRNAGGLMKFVKFQLQCISCRSVIQEGALCDACSVMGPDIYGKIVAKRNHYEAVYSQVWTQCQQCQGSLNQEVICTSRDCPVFYLRKKVQKDVHEQQTLLDRFGVVDDW
- a CDS encoding N-acetylglucosaminyl-phosphatidylinositol biosynthetic protein, putative (identical to GB:AAQ15636.1: N-acetylglucosaminyl-phosphatidylinositol biosynthetic protein, putative {Trypanosoma brucei}) — encoded protein: MRRHRVAVVSDFFYPGFGGVEVHIYSLGQCLMRRGHKVIVITRAYGDTCGVRYLTNGMKVYYLPLMAVKLPAGSVTLPTMYLTFATMRSIFIRERITVVHGHQNTSNLCHEALFHAGTLGLKTCFTDHSLFGFADVSSIHINKVCEWSLRNVDQVICVSNTSRENTVLRAKIDPQRVSVIPNATDCSFFTPPDDMKYKSWASKVENEGLTIVVIGRLVYRKGSDLFVDVIPEICKRHPNIRWIVGGDGPRRSQFQQMIERHDLMDRVKMLGSLPHSGVRNVLIQGQIFLNCSLTEAFCIALIEAASCGLLCVSTRVGGVPEVLPPNMLLLAEPDPSSIITTLEEAIASVPYISPWELHDNVRRFYRWDWVAERTERVYDKIMCTKSPSLYERLMNYASVGCVYGVICWLLCIGDWLMLTFLEFWFPSELIDIAPDFPLELYSRNREKLQVVGSPS